The following proteins come from a genomic window of Dermacentor albipictus isolate Rhodes 1998 colony chromosome 8, USDA_Dalb.pri_finalv2, whole genome shotgun sequence:
- the LOC139048930 gene encoding uncharacterized protein: MASGEAPRKFPVRIGQADSLKLFDVGLADIEGIRGFFSGEAIDHASPCTATEDRACHIVGHLTAWNEVLSQAKLELRESPRTRSGLTVASIDCPYMRDHSLDTLHRVATLLHCLVKKHHCVTHVDVTMGRLTLYDELLCDALRGNQSVETLKLRDSFSGGLGPYSNFCAVVPTVPNLKYFECTSDAECRRSFLDALTSLLLTRSLESLHIPNLNMSLRAAKALLTAIMACSTLKELSLNFNVVTYAQEEISATFAEYLKSSTALTTLNFVGRGYVYSTSMQLILRGLEKNRTVTRLDFRTAFVSRQCVESVANIFARNRTLRSVHISAGRPDPYNIHQHRSTVTWDGWLTSLTGNETLEELTLPFNIWKPLKWALFFRALSTKQNLKHVTIDGVATDAIALQQVCEALRESGAEEKVVFGPELGASCYRHDLRFLRYHCFRTVVACQADHGTDAPPLGRLLHQLCSQNHVTSLTVTVDPGTYREDLSSALADYVGTTTTLKILRLISASVAYPANESDLDWTAVVESLSRNSSLAELCVSATCVPKEDSERMADVVKHSENIRRFSVSVQKGWHLEAFVSRLSDGISRNYSLMRVEFPGYMNKESFVIWDTARRNSRLVSSASRFLAGANADKAIATALERVLRHRALLAELAEVQSIGEDEAAAALRDDVRSFEGLHDFMRLAGVVKERVTCHRREDGRTQLDDLDEYCWIAIRRCLALGDVVDECGQSEPSRV, from the exons ATGGCAAGCGGTGAAGCGCCAAGAAAGTTCCCAGTGAGGATTGGTCAGGCCGATTCGTTGAAGCTGTTCGACGTCGGCTTGGCAGACATCGAAGGAATAAGGGGCTTCTTCTCGGGCGAAGCTATTGACCACGCGTCACCTTGCACTGCGACTGAGGACCGAGCGTGTCACATCGTTGGACACCTCACAGCGTGGAATGAAGTGCTCTCACAGGCCAAGCTCGAACTGAGAGAAAGCCCGCGTACTCGCAGCGGGCTGACCGTGGCGAGCATCGACTGCCCGTACATGAGGGACCACTCGCTGGACACACTGCACCGGGTCGCCACGCTGCTGCACTGCCTCGTCAAGAAGCATCACTGCGTGACGCATGTGGACGTCACGATGGGCAGGCTCACCTTGTACGACGAGCTCCTGTGCGACGCCCTTCGTGGGAACCAGTCCGTCGAGACGCTCAAGTTGCGGGATTCGTTCAGCGGGGGTCTCGGCCCCTACAGTAACTTCTGCGCGGTCGTCCCGACCGTGCCAAACTTGAAGTACTTCGAGTGCACCAGTGATGCGGAGTGCCGGCGGTCTTTTCTGGACGCGCTGACGTCTCTCCTGTTGACGAGGTCGCTCGAGTCTCTCCATATTCCTAATTTAAATATGAGCCTAAGGGCTGCAAAGGCGCTCTTGACTGCGATTATGGCGTGCTCAACCCTAAAGGAGCTATCGTTGAACTTTAATGTCGTGACATACGCCCAGGAAGAAATTTCCGCTACTTTCGCTGAGTACCTGAAGAGTTCCACTGCCTTGACGACGCTAAACTTTGTGGGAAGGGGCTACGTTTACAGCACTTCTATGCAGCTGATACTACGAGGACTCGAGAAAAACCGGACCGTCACCAGACTAGACTTCAGGACAGCGTTCGTGTCACGGCAATGTGTGGAAAGCGTCGCCAACATTTTTGCAAGAAATAGGACGCTGCGCAGTGTTCACATTTCGGCCGGCCGTCCTGACCCCTACAATATTCACCAACACAGGAGTACTGTCACTTGGGATGGCTGGTTGACATCTCTCACGGGGAATGAGACGCTCGAAGAACTTACACTTCCCTTCAACATCTGGAAGCCACTGAAGTGGGCTCTGTTCTTTAGAGCGCTCTCGACGAAGCAGAATCTAAAGCACGTCACCATAGACGGGGTCGCCACGGACGCCATCGCCTTGCAGCAAGTCTGTGAGGCCCTACGAGAAAGTGGTGCAGAGGAGAAGGTCGTTTTTGGACCAGAGTTGGGGGCTTCCTGCTATCGGCACGATTTGCGTTTCCTCAGGTACCATTGCTTCCGCACCGTCGTCGCCTGCCAGGCTGATCACGGAACCGATGCTCCGCCGCTTGGCAGGCTCCTACACCAGCTGTGTTCGCAGAACCACGTGACATCGCTGACCGTGACTGTTGATCCTGGCACGTACAGGGAGGACCTGTCGTCTGCTCTGGCAGACTATGTTGGAACCACCACCACGCTGAAAATATTGCGACTGATCTCGGCGTCTGTCGCCTACCCGGCGAATGAAAGTGACCTAGATTGGACGGCAGTGGTAGAGTCCTTGTCGAGGAACAGCAGCTTAGCAGAGCTGTGCGTCAGCGCGACTTGCGTGCCTAAGGAGGACTCCGAGCGCATGGCTGATGTCGTCAAGCACAGCGAAAACATACGAAGGTTTTCCGTTTCGGTGCAAAAGGGATGGCACTTGGAGGCGTTCGTGAGTCGCTTGTCCGACGGCATATCTCGGAACTACAGCCTCATGAGAGTCGAATTTCCTGGCTACATGAACAAGGAGTCATTTGTCATCTGGGACACGGCGAGAAGAAACTCCCGCCTGGTGTCCAGTGCTTCGAGATTCCTCGCAGGCGCTAATGCTGACAA GGCCATTGCGACGGCGCTGGAGCGGGTCTTGCGGCACCGTGCTCTGCTGGCGGAACTTGCCGAAGTCCAGTCCATCGGCGAGGACGAGGCAGCGGCCGCTCTCCGAGACGATGTCAGGTCCTTCGAAGGCTTGCACGATTTCATGCGACTCGCGGGAGTCGTCAAGGAAAgggtcacgtgtcatcgacgggaAGACGGGCGCACGCAGCTCGACGACCTCGACGAGTACTGCTGGATCGCGATCCGGCGCTGCCTCGCGCTTGGTGACGTCGTGGACGAATGCGGCCAATCAGAGCCGAGCCGCGTGTGA